In Xanthomonas sacchari, a genomic segment contains:
- a CDS encoding TonB-dependent receptor: MATHPYCKRKALCAAILAITGLAATAPALAGTVQGELKERSSGKPAAHAKVAIAGTALSAVTDAQGRFVIADVPAGQYALQLDYPGFSAPETTVQVADSGAATVSIALDEAKQLQTISVAVNRYDASTLKMNASNTVDVLSANDLEHTAVHNVAEALGLIAGINITYSGSGYFGGVDGAARGEGMFASVRGLPSEYNVNLIDGVTVAQGMPYSRSVQLSLLPPSGLQTIVANKTSTADMDGDAIGGTLDFRTPTAYDFKDASSGSITASGRVESRARDYGGDGLGGGLAGDFQRKFGDEQQFGFYASAYYDYRTSTNSEVAAATSALNDGSWRFLHANADGSNAAGYAPQDNLTSTGMNVGVVAGWERRYGGNAAFDWNVDETLSVYARATYAYAKTDQGTTFVQLLPQDVSFVPSATPGVYSPNINRIAARFWYETNPEIADLATFQVGARKTAGNWTLSPNLFYSFGDNDRPDHIEIDGREDKFSQANFAYSGSSLMRYGSGAFPYPQLTPALLAQVNNIPSLYASSYGESTKIYSGQKKGGAKFDARYDFADGALTTLQFGVKYSKSSRHYSNRDWWTGPVPDASTLGDLGIFNGGYAAIFPGKYHWATPRVSEGAVAQVIANHLTDDDLDTCGSAFYVNNWNCNTMRGTEAVSAAYAMTTFSFGSLEVVPGVRFEHTSIHNTFWTTPTDSDGNQQVGYFAANSTHYDQPLPSVFLTWRPDSATTYRAALWTSYTRPAFVQLGGGSQISVSNAVPPITTITQGNPDLKAITSTNLDLSGEWATDHGGFFSVAGFYKRLHHYIYDAGSGQANSGTSGSGTVFYQMPTNGGDGRVYGVEVSARQRFQDLPAPFDGLGVSANATRQHAHADLGMVGFEDEQMQSAPNAMANLELFYEHSKFSVNLSYHFSSSYLLNYDFLHQNAPWDDLWARPTRRVDLHAGYRFDNGVNVDLSISNLTKEYSYWGHVGRHNLAVSDIVDAGMMTLLTVKYAF; this comes from the coding sequence GTGGCAACCCATCCGTATTGCAAGCGCAAGGCGCTGTGCGCCGCCATTCTGGCCATCACCGGCCTCGCCGCCACCGCACCTGCGCTGGCCGGCACCGTGCAGGGCGAACTCAAGGAGCGCAGCAGCGGCAAGCCCGCCGCGCACGCCAAGGTCGCCATCGCCGGCACCGCGCTCAGCGCCGTCACCGACGCGCAGGGCCGCTTCGTCATCGCCGACGTGCCGGCCGGGCAGTACGCGCTGCAACTGGACTATCCCGGCTTCAGCGCCCCGGAAACCACCGTGCAGGTCGCCGACAGCGGCGCCGCCACGGTGTCGATCGCGCTGGACGAGGCCAAGCAGTTGCAGACGATCAGCGTGGCGGTCAACCGCTACGACGCCAGCACGTTGAAGATGAACGCGTCGAACACGGTGGACGTGCTGTCGGCCAACGATCTCGAGCACACCGCCGTGCACAATGTCGCCGAGGCGCTGGGTTTGATCGCCGGCATCAACATCACCTACAGCGGCTCGGGCTACTTCGGCGGCGTCGACGGCGCCGCCCGCGGCGAAGGCATGTTCGCCTCGGTGCGCGGCCTGCCCTCCGAATACAACGTCAACCTGATCGACGGCGTCACCGTCGCCCAGGGCATGCCGTACAGCCGCAGCGTGCAGTTGAGCCTGCTGCCGCCGTCGGGCCTGCAGACCATCGTCGCCAACAAGACCTCCACCGCCGACATGGACGGCGACGCGATCGGCGGCACCCTGGATTTCCGCACGCCCACCGCCTACGACTTCAAGGACGCCAGCAGCGGCAGCATCACCGCCAGCGGCCGCGTCGAAAGCCGCGCCCGCGACTACGGCGGCGACGGCCTCGGCGGTGGCCTGGCCGGCGATTTCCAGCGCAAGTTCGGCGACGAGCAGCAGTTCGGCTTCTACGCCAGCGCCTACTACGACTACCGCACCTCGACCAACAGCGAGGTCGCCGCGGCCACCAGCGCGCTCAACGACGGCTCCTGGCGCTTCCTGCACGCCAATGCCGACGGCAGCAACGCCGCCGGCTACGCGCCGCAGGACAACCTGACCAGCACCGGCATGAACGTCGGCGTGGTCGCCGGCTGGGAGCGCCGCTACGGCGGCAACGCCGCCTTCGACTGGAACGTGGACGAGACCCTGTCGGTGTATGCGCGCGCCACCTATGCCTACGCCAAGACCGACCAGGGCACCACCTTCGTGCAGTTGCTGCCGCAGGACGTCAGCTTCGTGCCGAGCGCCACGCCGGGCGTGTATTCGCCCAACATCAACCGCATCGCCGCACGCTTCTGGTACGAGACCAACCCGGAAATCGCCGACCTGGCCACCTTCCAGGTGGGCGCGCGCAAGACCGCCGGCAACTGGACGCTGTCGCCGAACCTGTTCTACAGCTTCGGCGACAACGACCGCCCCGACCATATCGAGATCGACGGGCGCGAGGACAAGTTCAGCCAGGCCAACTTCGCCTACTCCGGCAGCAGCCTGATGCGCTACGGCAGCGGCGCCTTCCCCTATCCACAGCTGACCCCGGCGCTGCTGGCGCAGGTCAACAACATCCCCTCGCTGTACGCCAGCAGCTACGGCGAATCGACCAAGATCTACTCCGGGCAGAAGAAGGGCGGCGCCAAGTTCGACGCGCGCTACGACTTCGCCGACGGCGCGCTGACCACGCTGCAGTTCGGCGTGAAGTACAGCAAGAGCAGCCGCCACTACAGCAACCGCGACTGGTGGACCGGGCCAGTGCCCGACGCCAGCACGCTGGGCGACCTGGGCATCTTCAACGGCGGCTACGCGGCGATCTTCCCCGGCAAGTACCACTGGGCCACGCCGCGGGTCAGCGAAGGCGCGGTGGCGCAGGTCATCGCCAACCACCTCACCGACGACGACCTGGACACCTGCGGCAGCGCGTTCTACGTCAACAACTGGAACTGCAACACGATGCGCGGCACCGAGGCGGTCAGCGCCGCCTACGCGATGACGACCTTCTCCTTCGGCAGCCTGGAAGTGGTGCCGGGGGTGCGCTTCGAGCACACCAGCATCCACAACACCTTCTGGACCACGCCCACCGACAGCGACGGCAACCAGCAGGTCGGCTACTTCGCCGCCAACAGCACGCACTACGACCAGCCGCTGCCGAGCGTGTTCCTGACCTGGCGCCCGGACAGCGCCACCACCTACCGCGCGGCGCTGTGGACCAGCTATACGCGGCCGGCATTCGTGCAGTTGGGCGGCGGCAGCCAGATCAGCGTCTCCAACGCCGTGCCGCCGATCACCACCATCACCCAGGGCAATCCGGACCTGAAGGCGATCACCTCGACCAACCTGGACCTCTCCGGCGAGTGGGCGACCGACCATGGCGGGTTCTTCTCCGTGGCCGGCTTCTACAAGCGCCTGCACCACTACATCTACGACGCCGGCTCCGGCCAGGCCAATTCGGGCACCAGCGGCAGCGGCACGGTGTTCTACCAGATGCCGACCAACGGCGGCGACGGCCGCGTGTACGGCGTGGAGGTCAGCGCGCGGCAGCGCTTCCAGGACCTGCCGGCGCCGTTCGACGGGCTGGGCGTCAGTGCCAACGCCACGCGCCAGCATGCGCATGCCGATCTGGGCATGGTCGGCTTCGAAGACGAACAGATGCAGTCGGCGCCGAATGCGATGGCCAATCTGGAGCTGTTCTACGAGCACTCGAAGTTCTCGGTGAACCTGAGCTACCACTTCAGCAGTTCCTATCTGCTGAACTACGACTTCCTGCACCAGAACGCGCCGTGGGACGACCTGTGGGCACGTCCGACGCGGCGGGTGGACCTGCACGCGGGCTATCGGTTCGACAACGGGGTGAATGTGGATCTGTCGATCTCCAATCTCACCAAGGAATACAGCTACTGGGGGCATGTGGGCCGGCACAATCTGGCGGTGTCGGACATCGTCGACGCCGGCATGATGACGTTGTTGACCGTCAAGTACGCGTTCTAG
- a CDS encoding beta-galactosidase has translation MKRRAFCRFGLLAPLGLAAMPMLRAAVPASALVPDGRPHAFGFAQGRFTLDGQPWQIRSGELHPLRIAKADWLHRIRMAKAMGLNTIALYLMWNALETAPGQFDLDSGERDFVGFIRLCQQEGLWVYLRPGPYVCAEWTLGGLPPYLLRTPDIRLRDRHDARYMAAVERYIGAIAPRIAPLMASVGGPVLMLQIENEYSMHGSDVGYLQALAALWRAHGIDGPFSLAEGLKDLRRRQAMLPGAALGLDGPDLHDLQAATAFAGQAPVWVSEGYPGWLTHWGEPQFARRDYAPLLRRIAAAGYSFNLYVAHGGTNFGLSAGANAEDDGSQFQPALTSYDYGAPIDEAGRATPAYFALRKIIAAQAETPPPPPPAAPRRAHFDAVQAEPVAALWDNLGPALQTEIPSDNQRLLGQDQGLVLYRRQIAPGRTLHLGQVHDYAVVHLDGRELGHVSRMRHPRLHSAPHLRLPDAQKQTRELDVLVDSFGHINFGPALGDRKGLLGPVRLDGQDLHGWEVRGLALDTDPTPSLRKLQTPPQRPGLFFATAFTLDRPGDVHLDMRDWRKGYLWVNGRLLGRYWDIGPQQCLYCPGAWLRAGANQVLVLDLHRLQPGLVRCADGLVPTPATQAFVPPPSPQDRACT, from the coding sequence ATGAAACGCCGCGCATTCTGCCGATTCGGGTTGCTCGCGCCGTTGGGATTGGCGGCGATGCCGATGCTGCGCGCGGCGGTACCGGCATCAGCACTGGTGCCGGACGGGCGGCCGCACGCATTCGGCTTCGCGCAGGGGCGTTTCACGCTGGACGGGCAACCGTGGCAGATCCGGAGTGGGGAGCTGCATCCACTGCGGATCGCAAAGGCGGATTGGCTGCATCGCATCCGCATGGCCAAGGCGATGGGGCTGAATACCATCGCGCTGTACTTGATGTGGAATGCGCTGGAAACGGCACCCGGGCAGTTCGACCTGGACAGCGGCGAGCGCGATTTCGTCGGGTTCATCCGGCTATGCCAGCAGGAGGGACTGTGGGTGTATCTGCGGCCGGGGCCGTACGTGTGCGCGGAATGGACGCTGGGCGGGCTGCCGCCGTATCTGCTGCGCACGCCAGACATCCGCCTGCGCGATCGCCACGATGCGCGCTACATGGCCGCGGTGGAACGCTACATCGGGGCGATCGCGCCGCGCATCGCGCCGTTGATGGCCAGTGTCGGCGGGCCGGTGCTGATGCTGCAGATCGAGAACGAGTATTCGATGCACGGCAGCGACGTCGGCTATCTGCAGGCGCTGGCCGCGCTGTGGCGGGCACATGGCATCGACGGGCCGTTCTCGCTGGCCGAAGGGCTCAAGGATCTGCGCCGACGCCAGGCCATGCTGCCCGGCGCGGCGCTGGGACTGGATGGTCCCGACCTGCACGATCTGCAGGCGGCCACGGCCTTCGCCGGGCAGGCGCCGGTGTGGGTGTCCGAGGGCTACCCGGGCTGGCTGACGCATTGGGGCGAGCCGCAGTTCGCGCGCCGCGACTACGCGCCCCTGCTGCGCCGCATCGCCGCCGCCGGCTATTCGTTCAACCTGTACGTGGCGCACGGCGGTACCAATTTCGGCCTCAGCGCCGGCGCCAATGCCGAAGACGACGGCTCGCAATTCCAGCCGGCGCTGACCAGCTACGACTATGGCGCGCCGATCGACGAGGCCGGCCGCGCCACGCCGGCGTACTTCGCGCTGCGCAAGATCATCGCTGCGCAAGCGGAAACGCCACCGCCGCCGCCACCGGCCGCACCGCGCCGCGCACACTTCGACGCGGTGCAGGCCGAGCCCGTGGCCGCACTGTGGGACAACCTCGGCCCCGCGCTGCAGACCGAGATCCCCAGCGACAACCAGCGCCTGCTCGGCCAGGACCAGGGACTGGTGCTGTATCGGCGGCAGATCGCGCCGGGCCGGACGCTGCACCTCGGGCAGGTCCACGACTACGCGGTGGTGCATCTGGACGGGCGCGAGCTGGGCCATGTGTCGCGGATGCGGCATCCGCGCCTGCACAGCGCGCCGCACCTGCGCCTGCCCGATGCGCAGAAGCAAACGCGCGAGCTGGACGTGCTGGTCGACAGCTTCGGCCACATCAACTTCGGCCCGGCGCTGGGCGATCGCAAGGGGCTGCTCGGTCCGGTGCGGCTCGATGGCCAGGACCTGCACGGCTGGGAGGTACGCGGGCTGGCGCTGGACACGGACCCGACGCCGTCGCTGCGCAAGCTGCAGACGCCGCCGCAACGCCCGGGCCTGTTCTTCGCCACCGCGTTCACCCTGGACCGGCCCGGCGACGTGCACCTGGACATGCGCGACTGGCGCAAGGGCTATCTGTGGGTCAACGGGCGCCTGCTCGGCCGCTATTGGGACATCGGCCCGCAGCAGTGCCTGTACTGCCCGGGCGCCTGGCTGCGCGCCGGGGCCAACCAGGTGCTGGTGCTCGATCTGCACCGCCTGCAGCCGGGCCTGGTGCGCTGTGCCGACGGCCTGGTGCCCACGCCTGCAACGCAGGCCTTCGTTCCCCCTCCCTCCCCGCAGGATCGTGCATGCACATGA
- a CDS encoding carbohydrate kinase family protein: MKTHDVAVVGEVYLDHIFSGFTTWPGPGEEAMARHYHRDLGGGTVNTACGLARLGRKVTLIGAIGAGDRAWFAQRLGDFGVGTEGLVDHPAGTGVTASVSLREDRSFFTYPGANAELEPLLRSAAALEAMRAARHVHFALPLPAALARTLLPALRAAGCSTSLDVGFNPAWLGDPDNHATCRAVDHFLPNQKEAALAGCTGDDAASCRAWAQALGLAQVTIKLGGAGACVVDAAGARLVAAPVVAVQDTTGAGDAFDAGFIDALLDHVSLDACAQRGCLCGAACCTALGALDGLPDPPRLRSLHEQFLSQP, translated from the coding sequence ATGAAAACGCACGACGTCGCGGTGGTCGGCGAGGTCTATCTCGACCACATCTTCAGCGGCTTCACCACCTGGCCCGGGCCGGGCGAGGAAGCGATGGCGCGGCACTACCATCGCGATCTCGGCGGCGGCACCGTCAACACCGCCTGCGGCCTGGCCCGGCTTGGGCGCAAGGTCACGCTGATCGGCGCGATCGGCGCCGGCGACCGCGCCTGGTTCGCGCAGCGCCTGGGCGATTTCGGTGTCGGCACCGAGGGCCTGGTCGACCATCCCGCCGGCACCGGCGTCACCGCCAGCGTGTCGCTGCGCGAGGACCGCTCATTCTTCACCTACCCCGGCGCCAATGCCGAGCTGGAACCGCTGCTGCGCAGCGCCGCCGCGCTGGAGGCGATGCGCGCCGCGCGCCACGTGCACTTCGCCCTGCCGCTGCCGGCGGCGCTGGCGCGCACGCTGTTGCCGGCATTGCGCGCGGCCGGTTGCAGCACCTCGCTGGACGTGGGCTTCAACCCGGCATGGCTGGGCGATCCGGACAACCACGCCACCTGCCGCGCGGTCGATCACTTCCTGCCCAACCAGAAGGAGGCGGCACTGGCCGGCTGCACGGGCGACGATGCCGCGTCCTGCCGCGCCTGGGCGCAGGCGCTGGGCCTGGCGCAGGTGACGATCAAGCTCGGCGGCGCCGGCGCCTGCGTGGTGGATGCGGCCGGCGCGCGACTGGTCGCCGCGCCCGTGGTCGCCGTGCAGGACACCACCGGCGCCGGCGACGCCTTCGATGCCGGCTTCATCGACGCGCTGCTGGACCACGTTTCCCTCGATGCCTGCGCGCAGCGCGGCTGCCTGTGCGGCGCCGCCTGCTGCACCGCGCTCGGCGCGCTCGACGGCCTTCCCGATCCCCCACGTCTCAGGAGTCTCCATGAGCAGTTCCTCTCCCAACCGTAA
- a CDS encoding APC family permease, which translates to MTSLAAPVAPSPSATDQGAPPRTLGFWSALSANLLNMIGIGPFITIPLALSALAGPAVLLGWVVGALLCLCDGLVWAELGAAIPRSGGPYHYLREAYGRDRAGRLFGFLYLWQTLLTAPLSVAAAAVGCAQYLAYLMPGLSHTALTGIAMALCLFNTALLYRQVRSVQLLSLLVSAVVIAACLWIVLSGALHFDMALAREFLQARPASPHGFWLGFGAVALIAVYDYGGYNNVCMLGGEIRKPRRTIPRAVLWSIPIVAVLYLGLNVTVLGVLPWRQAAQSKAVVADFMQVIYGPAGSTVAVALIVLASWGSALVVLLGYSRVPYAAAAAGQFFGVFARLHPRGRFPTVSLLFVGITSALACPLSLDDLIATLMIIQILFQFLAQCLAVVLLRRRPRRRASFAMPLYPWPLLISVCGWLALLATSPLPRLLAAVLALCAGTALYLIQAKREAAWPFQQ; encoded by the coding sequence ATGACGTCGCTCGCCGCCCCCGTCGCGCCCTCCCCGTCCGCCACGGACCAGGGCGCGCCGCCGCGCACGCTGGGGTTCTGGAGCGCGCTGTCGGCCAACCTACTCAACATGATCGGGATCGGCCCGTTCATCACCATCCCGCTGGCGCTGTCGGCGCTGGCCGGGCCGGCGGTGCTGCTGGGCTGGGTGGTCGGCGCGCTGCTGTGCCTGTGCGACGGCCTGGTGTGGGCCGAACTGGGCGCGGCGATTCCGCGCTCGGGCGGGCCGTACCACTACCTGCGCGAGGCCTATGGCCGCGACCGCGCCGGGCGCCTGTTCGGCTTCCTGTACCTGTGGCAGACGCTGCTGACCGCGCCGCTGTCGGTGGCCGCGGCCGCGGTCGGCTGCGCGCAGTACCTGGCCTACCTGATGCCCGGGCTGAGCCACACCGCGCTCACCGGCATCGCCATGGCGCTGTGCCTTTTCAACACCGCGCTGCTGTACCGGCAGGTGCGCTCGGTGCAGTTGCTGTCGCTGCTGGTCAGCGCGGTGGTGATCGCCGCCTGCCTGTGGATCGTGCTCAGCGGCGCGCTGCATTTCGACATGGCGCTGGCGCGCGAGTTCCTGCAGGCGCGGCCGGCCTCGCCGCACGGCTTCTGGCTGGGCTTCGGTGCGGTGGCGCTGATCGCGGTGTACGACTACGGCGGCTACAACAACGTGTGCATGCTCGGCGGCGAGATCCGCAAGCCGCGCCGCACGATTCCGCGTGCGGTGCTGTGGTCGATTCCGATCGTGGCGGTGCTGTACCTGGGCTTGAACGTGACCGTGCTGGGCGTGCTGCCGTGGCGGCAGGCGGCGCAGTCCAAGGCGGTGGTGGCCGACTTCATGCAGGTCATCTACGGCCCCGCCGGCAGCACCGTGGCGGTGGCGCTGATCGTGCTCGCCAGTTGGGGCTCGGCGCTGGTGGTGCTGCTGGGCTATTCGCGGGTGCCGTATGCGGCGGCGGCGGCCGGCCAGTTCTTCGGCGTGTTCGCGCGGCTGCACCCGCGCGGGCGCTTCCCCACCGTGTCGCTGCTGTTCGTCGGCATCACCTCGGCGCTGGCCTGCCCGCTGTCGCTGGACGACCTGATCGCCACGCTGATGATCATCCAGATCCTGTTCCAGTTCCTGGCGCAATGCCTGGCGGTGGTGCTGCTGCGGCGACGGCCGCGGCGTCGCGCCAGCTTCGCCATGCCGCTGTATCCGTGGCCGCTGCTGATCAGCGTCTGCGGCTGGCTGGCGCTGCTGGCCACCAGTCCGCTGCCGCGGCTGCTGGCGGCGGTGCTGGCGCTGTGCGCGGGCACCGCGCTCTATCTCATCCAGGCCAAACGCGAGGCAGCATGGCCCTTCCAGCAATGA
- a CDS encoding glycoside hydrolase family 3 C-terminal domain-containing protein yields MSRAGVTLWEGLQSRRFTGNATSGLKSLPQRRIYLALCAIGLLAAPLAHADEAEDRAAALVAKMTRAEKIAQAMNDAPAIPRLGVPAYEWWSEGLHGIARNGEATVFPQAIGLAATWNPELLHDVGTVTSTEARAKFNLAGGPGKDHPRYAGLTIWSPNINIFRDPRWGRGMETYGEDPYLTGRLAVGFIRGLQGDDPAHPRTIATPKHLAVHSGPEPGRHGFDVDVSPHDFEATYSPAFRAAIVDGQAGSVMCAYNALHGTPACAADWLINGRVRGDWGFKGFVVSDCDAIDDMTQFHYYRADNAGSSAAALKAGHDLNCGFAYRELGLAFDRGEADEALLDRSLVRLFAARYRLGELQPPRHDPYARLGAKDIDNAAHRALALQAAQQSLVLLKNADATLPLRPGLRLAVLGPNADALAALEANYQGTSVQPVTPLQGLRTRFGAAQVAYAQGAPLAAGVPGMIPETALRSDGKPGLRGEYFDNPDLAGTPRVQRQDRVVGFNWDHVAPAKGVDKDRYSVRWSGELLPPGPGDYTLAVRVARCFDCAGHDPVRLYVDDQLVIAGNAEDKHLPAGMHNADGRNVEAVLHFDDARPRRIRLELEHRGQDQGLRLEWLAPPALQLAEAERAVAQADAVVAFVGLSPDVEGEELRIDVPGFDGGDRNDLALPAAQQALLERAKASGKPLVVVLMSGSAVALNWAKQHADAIIAAWYPGQSGGTAIAQALAGDINPGGRLPVTFYRSTKDLPPYVSYDMKGRTYRYFKGEPLFPFGYGLSYTRFAYDAPRLSAATLQAGQPLQVSTTVRNTGARAGDEVVQVYLQYPQRAQSPLRSLVGFQRVHLQPGEARTLSFALDARQLSDVDRSGQRAVEAGDYRLFVGGGQPGTGAAGEDAAFSISGRMALPR; encoded by the coding sequence ATGTCGCGTGCGGGCGTCACCTTGTGGGAGGGACTTCAGTCCCGACGCTTTACCGGTAATGCCACGTCGGGACTGAAGTCCCTCCCACAAAGGCGCATCTACCTGGCGCTGTGCGCGATCGGCCTGCTCGCCGCCCCGCTCGCCCACGCCGACGAGGCCGAGGACCGCGCCGCCGCGCTGGTGGCGAAGATGACCCGCGCCGAGAAGATCGCGCAGGCGATGAACGACGCGCCGGCGATTCCGCGCCTGGGCGTGCCGGCCTACGAGTGGTGGAGCGAGGGCCTGCACGGCATAGCCCGCAACGGCGAGGCCACGGTGTTCCCGCAGGCGATCGGCCTGGCCGCGACCTGGAACCCCGAGCTGCTGCACGACGTCGGCACCGTCACCTCCACCGAGGCGCGGGCCAAGTTCAACCTCGCCGGCGGCCCCGGCAAGGACCATCCGCGCTACGCCGGGCTGACCATCTGGTCGCCCAACATCAACATCTTCCGCGACCCACGCTGGGGCCGCGGCATGGAGACCTACGGCGAGGATCCCTACCTCACCGGGCGGCTGGCGGTCGGCTTCATCCGCGGCCTGCAGGGCGACGATCCGGCGCACCCGCGCACCATCGCCACGCCCAAGCACCTGGCCGTGCACAGCGGGCCGGAACCGGGCCGCCACGGCTTCGACGTGGATGTGTCGCCGCACGATTTCGAGGCCACCTACTCGCCGGCGTTCCGTGCCGCCATCGTCGACGGCCAGGCCGGCTCGGTGATGTGCGCGTACAACGCCCTGCACGGCACGCCCGCCTGCGCCGCCGACTGGCTGATCAACGGCCGCGTGCGCGGCGACTGGGGCTTCAAGGGTTTCGTCGTATCCGATTGCGATGCGATCGACGACATGACCCAGTTCCATTACTACCGCGCCGACAACGCCGGGTCTTCCGCGGCCGCGCTCAAGGCCGGGCACGACCTGAACTGCGGCTTCGCCTACCGCGAGCTCGGCCTGGCCTTCGACCGCGGCGAGGCCGACGAGGCCCTGCTCGACCGCTCGCTGGTGCGCCTGTTCGCCGCGCGCTACCGGCTCGGCGAACTGCAGCCGCCGCGCCACGATCCGTATGCGCGGCTGGGCGCCAAGGACATCGACAACGCCGCGCACCGCGCGCTGGCGCTGCAGGCCGCGCAGCAGTCGCTGGTGCTGCTGAAGAACGCCGACGCCACCCTGCCGCTGCGCCCGGGCCTGCGCCTGGCCGTGCTCGGCCCCAATGCCGACGCGCTGGCCGCGCTGGAAGCCAACTACCAGGGCACCTCGGTGCAGCCGGTGACGCCGCTGCAGGGCCTGCGCACGCGCTTCGGCGCCGCCCAGGTCGCCTATGCGCAGGGCGCGCCACTGGCCGCGGGCGTGCCCGGCATGATCCCCGAGACCGCGCTGCGCAGCGACGGCAAGCCCGGGCTGCGGGGCGAATACTTCGACAACCCGGACCTGGCCGGGACGCCGCGCGTGCAGCGCCAGGACCGCGTGGTCGGCTTCAACTGGGACCACGTGGCGCCGGCCAAGGGCGTGGACAAGGACCGCTACTCGGTGCGCTGGAGCGGCGAACTGCTGCCGCCCGGCCCGGGCGACTACACCCTGGCGGTGCGGGTGGCGCGCTGCTTCGACTGCGCCGGCCACGACCCGGTGCGCCTGTACGTCGACGACCAGCTGGTGATCGCCGGCAACGCCGAAGACAAGCACCTGCCGGCCGGCATGCACAACGCCGATGGCCGCAACGTCGAGGCCGTGCTGCACTTCGACGACGCGCGACCGCGCCGCATCCGCCTGGAACTGGAGCATCGCGGCCAGGACCAGGGCCTGCGCCTGGAGTGGCTGGCGCCGCCGGCGCTGCAACTGGCCGAAGCCGAACGCGCGGTGGCGCAGGCCGACGCGGTGGTGGCCTTCGTCGGCCTCTCGCCGGACGTGGAAGGCGAGGAACTGCGCATCGACGTGCCCGGCTTCGATGGCGGCGACCGCAACGACCTGGCCCTGCCGGCGGCGCAGCAGGCCTTGCTGGAACGGGCCAAGGCCAGCGGCAAGCCGCTGGTCGTGGTGCTGATGAGCGGCAGCGCAGTGGCGTTGAACTGGGCCAAGCAGCACGCCGACGCGATCATCGCCGCCTGGTATCCGGGCCAGTCCGGCGGCACCGCGATCGCCCAGGCGCTGGCCGGCGACATCAATCCCGGCGGGCGCCTGCCGGTGACCTTCTACCGCTCGACCAAGGACCTGCCGCCCTACGTCAGCTACGACATGAAGGGCCGCACCTACCGCTACTTCAAGGGCGAGCCGCTGTTCCCGTTCGGCTACGGCCTCAGCTACACCCGGTTCGCCTACGACGCGCCACGGCTGTCGGCCGCGACGCTGCAGGCCGGCCAGCCGCTGCAGGTGAGCACCACCGTGCGCAATACCGGCGCACGCGCCGGCGACGAGGTGGTGCAGGTGTACCTGCAGTACCCGCAGCGCGCGCAGTCGCCGCTGCGCAGCCTGGTCGGCTTCCAGCGGGTGCATCTGCAGCCAGGCGAGGCGCGCACGTTGAGCTTTGCGCTGGATGCGCGCCAGCTCAGCGACGTCGACCGCAGCGGCCAGCGCGCAGTCGAGGCCGGCGACTACCGGCTGTTCGTCGGCGGCGGCCAGCCCGGCACCGGCGCCGCCGGCGAAGACGCCGCCTTCTCGATCAGCGGGCGCATGGCCCTGCCGAGGTGA